From the Deinococcus hopiensis KR-140 genome, one window contains:
- a CDS encoding sensor domain-containing diguanylate cyclase, whose amino-acid sequence MLGAPVPPDEAARLLDLAQYHILDTAREEVFDRVTRLAARFLRVPVAVVNFVDVDRQWGKAMVGLDDSEAPREYSFCAWTILGDAPFVVPDASSDPRFMHNPMVTGEPHIRMYAGAPLITPRGHRIGTLCITDNKPHPLEEEDLRALQDLAAMAVNELELRSHLQRMQSQMSAQVEQAEDLRQRLEHARTLQAVHDLMDLPLTLEEAVREAATLIGQAIQADWTGLITFENGQPHTQRVYGQPDLHPVLFNLAERLNTAKQSVTHIMEGLNTPFYLDTYRDHPDALPAVVEAGLQAAAWVPLGTWEGKTLLMLTLRVGQERELPWRGSDRVLLEAAGRSVRAALNERAALQAAAQAARQDALTRALNRRALDEDLEQLEASGANYTLALMDLDGFKALNDTEGHAQGDKVLRLFAQALKVEVGDQGEVYRLGGDEFVLLLPEVVEEEDVYEMVDVAVPAAQQGAISRIGASVGVAQSSAVERSADVVKLADVRMYEAKRRRKDAQNQVEV is encoded by the coding sequence ATGCTTGGAGCGCCCGTTCCGCCTGACGAAGCAGCACGACTGCTGGACCTGGCGCAGTACCACATCCTCGACACAGCCCGCGAAGAGGTTTTTGACCGGGTGACCCGCCTGGCAGCCCGGTTCCTCCGCGTTCCCGTGGCCGTCGTCAACTTCGTGGATGTCGACCGTCAATGGGGGAAAGCCATGGTCGGGCTGGATGATTCAGAAGCGCCGCGCGAGTACTCCTTTTGTGCGTGGACCATCCTGGGAGACGCCCCCTTCGTCGTGCCGGACGCCTCCTCCGATCCACGGTTCATGCACAATCCCATGGTGACGGGCGAGCCGCACATCCGCATGTACGCCGGTGCTCCCCTGATCACGCCCCGCGGTCACCGCATCGGAACATTGTGCATTACGGATAACAAACCGCACCCCCTAGAGGAAGAAGACCTCCGCGCGCTTCAGGACCTCGCGGCAATGGCGGTCAATGAATTGGAATTGCGCAGTCATCTTCAGCGGATGCAATCCCAAATGAGTGCTCAAGTGGAGCAGGCGGAGGATCTTCGCCAGAGACTGGAGCATGCCAGAACACTGCAAGCGGTTCACGACCTGATGGACTTACCTCTCACCCTGGAAGAAGCGGTGCGGGAAGCGGCGACCCTGATCGGGCAGGCCATCCAGGCGGACTGGACGGGACTCATTACTTTTGAGAACGGTCAACCGCATACGCAGCGGGTGTACGGGCAGCCAGATCTTCATCCAGTGTTGTTCAACCTGGCTGAGCGCCTCAATACGGCGAAACAGAGCGTCACACACATCATGGAGGGGCTGAACACGCCGTTCTATCTGGATACCTACCGGGACCATCCTGATGCGCTCCCTGCTGTGGTTGAGGCAGGACTGCAAGCGGCGGCCTGGGTTCCTTTGGGCACCTGGGAAGGCAAGACCCTCCTGATGCTCACCCTGCGGGTCGGGCAGGAGCGGGAACTCCCCTGGCGGGGGAGTGACCGCGTGTTGTTGGAAGCCGCAGGACGAAGTGTGCGGGCGGCGTTGAATGAACGGGCGGCTCTTCAGGCCGCCGCCCAGGCTGCGAGGCAGGATGCCCTCACGAGAGCCCTCAACCGTCGAGCCTTGGATGAGGATCTGGAGCAGTTGGAAGCCTCAGGAGCGAACTACACGCTTGCCCTGATGGATTTGGACGGCTTTAAAGCGCTGAACGACACTGAGGGCCACGCGCAAGGTGACAAGGTGCTCCGTCTGTTTGCGCAAGCGCTGAAGGTTGAAGTGGGTGACCAGGGTGAGGTCTATCGACTGGGAGGCGATGAGTTTGTACTGCTCCTCCCGGAGGTGGTTGAGGAAGAGGACGTGTACGAGATGGTGGACGTCGCTGTGCCCGCTGCGCAACAGGGCGCGATCAGCCGCATTGGGGCGAGCGTTGGTGTGGCCCAGAGTTCGGCTGTGGAGCGTTCAGCAGATGTGGTGAAGTTGGCAGACGTACGGATGTACGAAGCGAAGCGCCGCCGGAAGGACGCTCAGAACCAAGTCGAAGTCTGA
- a CDS encoding CBS domain-containing protein, whose product MTREVITVDEETSISQAAAHLLRRHISALLVVNKHGHLTGIVTVKDLLRELVRLTS is encoded by the coding sequence ATGACCCGCGAGGTGATCACGGTCGATGAGGAAACTTCCATCTCGCAGGCGGCCGCGCATCTGTTGAGGCGCCACATCAGCGCGTTGCTCGTGGTCAACAAACACGGTCATTTGACTGGCATCGTGACTGTGAAGGATCTGCTGCGTGAACTGGTCCGGCTCACCTCCTAA